TGGAAATCTGTCAGCGGAAGGAAGCGTGGCAAAGATTACCGGTAAGGAGGGAACCCGTTTTTCAGGGCCCGCAAAGGTTTTTGAATCGGAGGAGGACGCGCTGGCTGGTATTCGCAACGGCAGTGTGACGAAAGGAGATGTAGTGGTGATACGGTATGAGGGGCCGAAGGGTGGCCCCGGTATGCGTGAGATGCTCTCGATCACCGCGGCCATCATGGGAGCGGGGCTTGGAAATGATGTGGCACTGATCACAGACGGCCGTTTTTCGGGTGGAACTCATGGTTTTGTAATTGGCCATATAACTCCCGAAGCACAGCTTGGCGGGGCCATTGGGCTGTTGAAAAATGGAGATGAAATAACAATTGACGCAGATGAGAGAACGCTGAATGTGGATCTGACTCAGGAAGAGTTAAGCAGTCGAAGAAAAAACTGGACTGCACCGGAACTGAAAGTGAAAAGCGGATCGCTTTACAAATATGCGAAACTGGTATCTACGGCAAGTGAAGGGTGTATCACGGATGGCCCGGGGTAAACCAACGCAGCAAATGTTCAAAACAGAGATTGTGTGATCACCTGCCTGCACTGTAACCCATCTCTGTATCATCCTCAGTTTGCATCACATTGAACCAGTTGACATTACGGGTGAGGAACATGACCGTCGCCAGCACGCTGAACAACGCGATGCTTCCCATGAACAGTGCGTAATCCTGAAGCTGAAGCAGTATGTAGAGATAGCTGTAGAGAAGCACCAATACCCCAAACAGGATGGCCGAGTTGCGTATGCTGGATAAAACACTGTATGAATAAAGGGTGATCAGCAGTATGACAGCCGCGGACGAAAGCAGATAGGAGAGGTTGAATGCCACATATTCTGATGCGGATAGAAGCAGCGTATAGAAAACCAGCAGGGCAAACCCGATAAGCAGATACTGAACGGGATGAATGGCCTGTTTGCTGTAGATCTCAAACATGAAAAATGTCAGAAACGTGAGTCCGATAAACATGATCGCATACTTTGCCGTACGCATTGTTTTCTGATATTCGTTTACTGGAAGCAGCAGGCTCACGCCGAATGAGAAATTTGAGATCTCATGACTGGAACCCAGCCACTGCTGCGGGAAATTCCTGTTAAGATGAAGCACATTCCACTCCGCTTTAAAGCCGGAAGAGTGAACTTCTCTCCGTTCCGGAAGAAAGTTGCCCGTAAATGCAGGATTGGGCCAGCCGGAGGCAAGACTGACTCTTGTTTGCTCTCCGATAGGTGAAAAAAGCAGCTCAGAACTGCCGTTCAATGTCAGGTGCACGCTGAATGAAACCGGTATTTCGGGATTGATAACGGGCGAAACCGATACCCCGGACGACAGTACATCCCCGGAGGCAATACCCGGTGCGGCGGTATAATCCCGGTCCCCCCATTCAATCCTTATACGTTCCCTGATACCGGTCATATCCGATATGCCAATCGAAACAAATGCATCTTCGGTCAGAAAATCATCGGCGGGGATATTCAGGCCTCTCAGGTTGAGTGGCGAAAAATTTCCCGATAGCGAGAGCCCGGAGGTATAAACGATGGATTCATAGATGCCCCGGTAGCGCACTTCAGGCTCAACAGTGCCCTGAATCGTCAGATTTTCAGGCAGAAAGTGTGCATGGCGCACCGTTTGTGTAACTACTCCCTCTTTTTCAGATCGATGCAGATAGGGTATTGTTATAATGGGACCCGTGATGGTCTGCGTATCTCCCCACTTTTCACTGATCTCATGAGCTACGGAGTTCCTTCGATTTTCACGCTCAGAGATTAGTTCCTGGATCAAAATGGCTGGAATAAGCAGGAGTAGAGTCAGAAACGCAATAGCGGTTAACCGGATACCTGCTGACTGTTTCAGTGATTTCATGAGTCGGAATATGATGAGGAGTCGTTCTTGATGGTTTGATGCTGATTATGGGTTCTGAGACATGTTTGCCTGATCAGGCTTCTGATCCCGCGCTGCCTTGCCGAACAGCAACGCAGAAATGATAAAGAGCATGATGAATAATCCGTTTACAGCCACTATTTCTGATATGGAACTGCCGGGCAGGTCCTGCATTCCGGTCAGGAGAGCGATAACTGTTATCAGCAGCTGAGAGCCGGCCATAGCGTATAGGGTAAAGGCAAGCTTCAGGGGTTGAAACCGGCTGGTAGAAGCGCCCGTGATTCCGATGGCAATGACGACAAAATAGAGCAGATTGATGCTGTTGTTTTCTGAGCCAATGATACCTACTGCCAAGTTCGACCATACCAGAAAAAGTGCCGAACCGAGCGCAACAGCAGATGCAGAGCGATAGATAAGCCGCTGATCTTTTTTGGTGATCAGCAGATACGCCAAACCGGTTCCGAACAGGAGCACCCCCGCAACAATAAAATCACTTGCGCTCCACACCACTTCCGATGTGAACTGCATTGCGACCAGGGGGATGAGAAGCAGAAGTGCTGTTGCAATAGCAAGGGTGGCAACAGACATAAATGGGAGTTTTTCAGTATTCATGGTTTTATTCTTTAATTCAGATTGGCATCAAGAAAAGATGCAGATGTTGAGAAATTGGTAATCAGTTCGTGTTATGAGAGCTTTTTTTTGATAAAGCAAAGTACAGCCATCCTGCACCCGTAAGGATCATTGCCAGCGGAATAGCTCCCGGTTCATTTTCGAAGATGATCATATAGATCAGAAGCAGCAGGCCGGTTGCAGTTAAGGCTGATGAAGCCGCCAGGTGTATTTTCCGTTTCTTGTCCGTTTCCGCTGTCATGATTCTTTTTGTGAGTTTATTATCTGCTCCAGCACACCGAGGTGTTCATCAAATGCTTTTTTACCCTCCATGGTCATTGAATACCGGGTGTTGGGTTTATTGTCTATGAAGGATTTGTTTACGCTGACAAAGCCTTCCTGCTCCAGTTTTTTGATATGGGTGGACAGGTTCCCGTCGGTTACATCCAGAAACTCTTTCAGGGAGCTGAAATCAAGAGAATCATTTACGGCCAGGGCCGACATGATTCCCAGCCTGACCCGGCTCTCAAACGCTTTATGCAAATCGTCGAATGAAACCTTCACAATCGGTCACCTTTCGTATTTGAAATACATGTATATGCCATAGAGAATGTGGACCAATCCGAAACCTGCGGCCCAAATAAGCAGTGAATACCCGATCAATAACACTGCTGTCAGGCCCAGAATGATCTGCACCACGCCCATGATCCTGACCTCCGGAATCGTGTAGTTGCCTGCATTGTAAAGCGCCAGTCCGTAGAACAGAAGCGTAAGCGGGGCTGCCAGGCCGGTAAATCCGCTCGTAATGAGAAGAACAATCAGCACACCGCCCGAGAGGAGGGGTGCGGCCATGTGAGACAGCATTCTGCGGGAAGTTGCATTCCAGGCACGTTCTCCGTTTTGGGACGCCTTACTGTGAGAAAACCAAAAGGCGGTGGCGAGGGCAAGAATTAACACTCCGAACGCAATTAAAAGTATTTGCGACAGGTGCGGAGTACTGTATCGGAGTTCGTCGGGATAGAAACCGTAAAGAGAGTAGACTGCCCATGTACCTGCAAGAGCATATATCCCGGCCATGATGCCGGCCCATCCGGAAAGGGAGAGAAATTTGGATGACTTTTCCATCATCGACCGTATTTCGGCGATATCCCGGAGATAGTCACGATCGTGTTTATCCATAGCGGTTATATTATGTTTCACAAAGTACTTTGTATTTCAAAGTACATCAAAATGCGGACATGCACAACAGGCGTGGTGAAAAGTGAGTCTTGAGTTAAGTGAAAAGGCAAGGGGCAAAAGGCAGAAGTCAGTCTTGAGTTATGCCCTTAAACTGCTAATAAGTTTGAAAATTAAATATATGATAAACAGGTTTTTGCAACCTTCAACATTCAACCCTCATCCTGCAGCTTCTGCCCTGTACCACTGATAACCAACCACTGACCACCAATCCAATTTTTTCCACATGATCATGTAGTGTCTGCAATCCAAACATCGCGTAGATTGATCACAGAAAGTTACACATAGATAGTGATTTACTTGTTTGACATAGAGAGAGCACATTAAACTGAGAGCGGCTGTTACCCCCAGCCAGACCTTACAAGATCATCAGAGACGTTTTAGCCCGCAGGTGTGAAAGCCGGCGGGCTTTTTTATTTCACCGCAGAGGCGCGAAGAGCGGGAAAACGGAGGAACAAAGCAACAGAGCAACCGATAAATGTTAAAGTGGAAAACATAACCTCGATTAATAGTTAGAAAACTATCCCACTTCTTCGGTTATTCTGTTCCTCGGTTCGTTTGTTCTTCTGTTTTATTTTTTTCTCAGCTTCGGTTTTCTCTGGATTAAGAGCAAATTCATCAGGAAGTAACTTCCGCTTCGTCAAGGGTATAGATGTCGGATGTAAAGCGATTGATCAAAAAGAAGATGCCATCTGAATAAACCATCTGCTGAAAAATCATCTCAATACCCTCATGGTCGGTAAGAGTAATCGATTTTTCCAGCTCCTCTTTTTCGTGGTTAAAAACTACAAGCTGATTTTCAAGTATAAAAAAGGCTCTTGAGTCATTTACAAATAGGTCCATGGTAATAGAGCTCACAGAAATGCTCTCTTCTGCAGGTAACGGTGTGAGATCTACATTATAGTCACTAAGCTCTGTTTCAGGCCTGAAATCAAAAACTCGCTTGTTTTCACTGTCAAAACCCTCGATGAAAATTAATGGTAGCCCGTGGTAGGCATAAACGAGCTGATTGGAAACGGGTTCAATATCAAAGAAAACCCGGTTGTGTGTGTATGGCTGATATCCCAGCGGTACGATGCGGTTTACGTAACCATCAATTAATTCGCCATTTTGATTAATAACTCCCAGAATTTGATTCTGTTGATCTGTAAGCGGAACGAGAAAAGCTTCGTTTTCGAGTGCAAGAATTTTGGTCCCGTAAAACTCTGTAAGGATCTCTTTGCTTTGGATTCTGTTCTGTTCACCTTCGTCAATAGAGAATTGAAGGATGCTTTTAAGTCCTGAATCCAGGATCCAGACACTATTGGATGTGTCCCGATTCTGACCGCTGTAATAGATGCTTGCAGGGTACTGCAGTTCATTGGGCCCACGTCCCCTTGAGGCAATTACTCTTGAGAAGACGCCATTCGCACTGAAAGCTGACACTTCTCCCTTTACAGGATCCGCAATCCAGATTTCATCCTTCACCTTCTCGATCCAGAAGGGGGTACCGACAAAGTTCTCGGTGTCAGCACTTCCAGAAATCAACAGCGTAGGGGTAAGCGAAACTTTTTTTGAATCAAGTTCAGCCTGGCTAAACGCTAAATAGGTGAAGGATTCAATGTCAGGAATCTGGCTTATATAGCCCGGCCTATCTGCTGAATCGCAGGTTGTCAGCAAAAAGATGATGGTCAGGGCATATGCGTATTTTAAATGGTTCGTCATATTTCCATGGTCATCAGTTCGCAGTCGCCGTCGTAAATAGCTCCATTTGTACGCCCTCTATCTCTTGAGCGATCAGAATAACATTCAATATACCAACTATAGCCCTCGTCGTCCTCGATCACAAACATGGCACAGTCGTCTGTTATCCTGCAAATATAGAAGTTGCCGAACAGGGGAGATACGTTGGTAAGCGAAAAGATGCATATAAATATGAATAATTTTTTCATGGCTGATTGCCCTCCGATTATTTGTTGTGTTTATGCTCCGGTTTGCCCGGTTGCTTTTTTCTCTTGAGCTAATTGAAAGGGCATCCCGCAGTGCATGAATACATATTTCCTGCAAAATGTGTCCTCTCTTCTAAGTAAGATCCCTGAAACCGGATTTCCTTACACATTTTTTTAATGAGTTTTGGGTTTAGTGAAAAGGCAAGGGGGAAAAGGCAGAAGTGAGTCTTGAGTTATTCCCTTAAGCTGCCAATATACCTGAAACTTAAATATATGATAAACAGGTTTTTGCAGCCCTAAAACCTTCAACATTCAACCCTCATCCTGCAGCTTCTGCCCTGTACCACTGACAACCAACCACTGACCACCAGCCAAATTTTTTTCCACATGATCATGTAGTGTCTGCAATCCAAACATCGCGTAGATTGATCACAGAGAGTTACACATAGATAGTGATTTACTTTTTTGACATAGAGAGAGCACATTGAACTGAGAGCGGCTGTTACCCCCAGCCAGACCTTACAAGATCATCAGAGACGTTAGCCCGGGAGCGTGAAAACTCCCGGGCTTTTTTATTTCACCGCAGAGGCGCGGAGCGAACGAGGAAAACAGAGGAACAAAGCAACAGAGCAACAGAAAACCGATAAATGTTAAAGTGGAAAACATAACCTCGATTAATAGTTAGAAAACTATCCCACTTCTTCGGTTTTTCTGTTCGTCGGTTCGTCTGTTCTTCTGTTTTATTTTTTTCTCAGCTTCGATTTACAAAGTGCGTCTTCCCTTTTACGCTTTCGTAAATGGCCGCTTTGGCCACGGTGTCTGGGCCGTAGCAGTTGTTGAGGCAGTCGGCCGCGCGGTAGAGGTGGCGCACCTCTTCATCCTCCCGGAAAAACAGCTCCATCTGTTCGGTCTGATGCATCTCAATGGTGTGGAGGCCAATCCCGCGGATTTTAATTCCCTTTCGCAGCGCGCTTTGAACCACCCGCATGGCCGGGTGCAGACAGGCACGGAGGACGTAGTCGTCGAGGTTGGTGTAGCCCGGCGTGTTGAAGGTGAAGGAGAAACCCTCCCAGTGGGCTTCCTGGTAGCGTATATGACAGCCCCACTTGCGGGCCTTCCGCCGGTATCCCCGCAGCCTGTAGCACACTTTTCGAACGGC
This window of the Rhodohalobacter mucosus genome carries:
- the creD gene encoding cell envelope integrity protein CreD; the encoded protein is MKSLKQSAGIRLTAIAFLTLLLLIPAILIQELISERENRRNSVAHEISEKWGDTQTITGPIITIPYLHRSEKEGVVTQTVRHAHFLPENLTIQGTVEPEVRYRGIYESIVYTSGLSLSGNFSPLNLRGLNIPADDFLTEDAFVSIGISDMTGIRERIRIEWGDRDYTAAPGIASGDVLSSGVSVSPVINPEIPVSFSVHLTLNGSSELLFSPIGEQTRVSLASGWPNPAFTGNFLPERREVHSSGFKAEWNVLHLNRNFPQQWLGSSHEISNFSFGVSLLLPVNEYQKTMRTAKYAIMFIGLTFLTFFMFEIYSKQAIHPVQYLLIGFALLVFYTLLLSASEYVAFNLSYLLSSAAVILLITLYSYSVLSSIRNSAILFGVLVLLYSYLYILLQLQDYALFMGSIALFSVLATVMFLTRNVNWFNVMQTEDDTEMGYSAGR
- a CDS encoding winged helix-turn-helix domain-containing protein: MKVSFDDLHKAFESRVRLGIMSALAVNDSLDFSSLKEFLDVTDGNLSTHIKKLEQEGFVSVNKSFIDNKPNTRYSMTMEGKKAFDEHLGVLEQIINSQKES
- a CDS encoding 6-bladed beta-propeller; this translates as MTNHLKYAYALTIIFLLTTCDSADRPGYISQIPDIESFTYLAFSQAELDSKKVSLTPTLLISGSADTENFVGTPFWIEKVKDEIWIADPVKGEVSAFSANGVFSRVIASRGRGPNELQYPASIYYSGQNRDTSNSVWILDSGLKSILQFSIDEGEQNRIQSKEILTEFYGTKILALENEAFLVPLTDQQNQILGVINQNGELIDGYVNRIVPLGYQPYTHNRVFFDIEPVSNQLVYAYHGLPLIFIEGFDSENKRVFDFRPETELSDYNVDLTPLPAEESISVSSITMDLFVNDSRAFFILENQLVVFNHEKEELEKSITLTDHEGIEMIFQQMVYSDGIFFLINRFTSDIYTLDEAEVTS